ACTTGTATGTACGGTTTAAAGTCTCATGTATtgcattatttattgtttttggCACCGTCTCGAGATGTTCTAGCTACTGCTCAATCAGAAGCCACATTAACTAATATACCCGAAGGGAAAGTTGCGATTGTTAAGTGGCGAGGAAAACcagtttttctttatcataggtaatttattattatattatatattatattatatataatatatattattattatgtaaatttaaaagtatataaaaggaaatataaaatgtagcTTTTTATTGCTATTAGACCACAAAATGTTATTGatcaagaaagagaagttGATGTATCAATTTTGAGAGATCCTGAAACGGAtgaagaaagagtgaaaaaacCTGAATGGTTAATTGTCATAGGAGTTTGCACTCATTTAGGATGCATACCTATTCCTAATTCTGGTATGATTCCAGGAGGTTTCTTTTGTCCTTGTCATGGATCTCATTAT
This window of the Vespula vulgaris chromosome 6, iyVesVulg1.1, whole genome shotgun sequence genome carries:
- the LOC127064746 gene encoding cytochrome b-c1 complex subunit Rieske, mitochondrial-like; the encoded protein is MWKKTMILANTIIDLTSKIARKKRCLPASVVTCDPNRYAHSDIPFPDFKDILKKDKKPLDANENQKCLTYGVSFIAGVTCMYGLKSHVLHYLLFLAPSRDVLATAQSEATLTNIPEGKVAIVKWRGKPVFLYHRPQNVIDQEREVDVSILRDPETDEERVKKPEWLIVIGVCTHLGCIPIPNSGMIPGGFFCPCHGSHYDGAGRVRKGPAPLNLPVPKYEFISDEKIIIG